The Sporosarcina sp. Te-1 DNA window TCCTCTTCAACATCGCAGAAAGGAATAAGGGATACATCTGTTGTCTTAATCATCGCGACGGGCTCTTCTAGACTATTTAAAATAATACTGTACTCATTTAGCTGCGGCAGCGGCTCATTTTGCACCTCATACAGTGCATAAGCGGAACAGGTAGCGGTCTTTTTTCCACTGAGCACCTTTTGAGCCAATTCATCCGGGGAATCTCCAAACATCCAGGCACTGACTACATTAGGCCGTTCCTTTGTCCCCCAATATGCATCCCAATACTTTTTGGCAGCTGCATTCAATTGAATCCCCCCTTAGATGATCATCCCTATTACTTATTCTCTTGCTTAACACAAAACACGATGC harbors:
- a CDS encoding ASCH domain-containing protein, which codes for MNAAAKKYWDAYWGTKERPNVVSAWMFGDSPDELAQKVLSGKKTATCSAYALYEVQNEPLPQLNEYSIILNSLEEPVAMIKTTDVSLIPFCDVEEEFALAEGEGSYEEWKQIHERYFKEEMGKVGLPFSNEMLLVCERFVLVDDKGGI